In Deinococcus arcticus, a genomic segment contains:
- the allE gene encoding (S)-ureidoglycine aminohydrolase → MKHLGMTRSALHPSHAVLTPDTFVRTALAGWPGSAVILHIAPVMGLGARFVQFTAELPAHTQARESEYGFQRFVFVLEGALEVQVEGETRTLGPSDHVFFPAGVLHTLSARAPSRVAVFEKPYEAAPGTEPPPVCWGNEQENPGAPFEGDERLIARKLLPDDPRFDFMMSTMSFAPGATLPYTEVHYMEHGLLMLSGEGLYKLQGRYYPVTAGDVIWMGAHCPQWYGALGRDWTKYLLYKDMNRHPLTLEARP, encoded by the coding sequence ATGAAGCACCTTGGCATGACCCGCTCGGCCCTGCACCCCTCTCACGCGGTCCTGACCCCCGACACCTTTGTGCGCACCGCCCTGGCCGGATGGCCGGGCAGCGCGGTCATCCTGCACATTGCCCCGGTGATGGGCCTGGGGGCGCGCTTCGTGCAGTTCACCGCTGAACTGCCCGCCCACACGCAGGCCCGGGAGAGCGAGTACGGTTTTCAGCGCTTCGTATTTGTTCTGGAGGGCGCCCTGGAGGTGCAGGTGGAGGGCGAGACGCGCACCCTGGGCCCCTCGGACCATGTGTTTTTCCCGGCGGGCGTGCTCCATACCCTCAGCGCCCGGGCCCCCAGCCGGGTGGCCGTGTTTGAAAAGCCGTACGAAGCGGCCCCCGGCACCGAGCCGCCCCCCGTGTGCTGGGGCAACGAGCAGGAGAACCCCGGCGCCCCCTTTGAAGGCGACGAGCGCCTGATCGCCCGCAAGCTGCTGCCCGACGACCCCCGCTTCGATTTCATGATGAGCACCATGTCCTTTGCGCCCGGCGCCACCCTGCCCTACACCGAGGTGCATTACATGGAGCACGGCCTGCTGATGCTATCCGGCGAGGGACTGTACAAGCTGCAAGGCCGCTATTACCCGGTCACGGCGGGCGACGTGATCTGGATGGGCGCGCACTGCCCGCAGTGGTACGGCGCGCTGGGGCGGGACTGGACCAAATATCTGCTGTACAAGGACATGAACCGCCATCCCCTGACCCTGGAGGCCCGCCCGTGA
- a CDS encoding allantoinase, which translates to MSLDLLIRGGTLVTPSGPMRADLGVAGGQIVSLALEVYAPARQEVDARGLHVFPGVVDAHVHLNEPGRTHWEGFDTGTRALAAGGATSFLDMPLNSSPPVLDRATFQAKRAAGEAQSRLDFGLWGGLTPLNLSELDELAACGVVGFKAFMSHSGLDEFPAADDATLYEGMRAARRLGRVVATHAESDGFTRTLAQAARAQGRHGARDYLASRPPITEAEAVSRALLFAAETGAALHLVHLSTARAVLLAAEARARGVDVTAETCPHYLHFTEEDVARAGPLLKCAPPLRTDAEREALWAALKAGQIDTVGSDHSPAPPELKTGDDFFAVWGGISGAQSTLNVLLEDGHWRRGVPLPLLAAVSALHPARRFGLARKGALRVGHDADFALVRLDEPFTLTELHDRHRGNPYRGERFRGRVQATYLRGQPVYRQTSQGAWFGDGRGHLLTPAPLNTAPSPIPPGGP; encoded by the coding sequence ATGAGCCTGGACCTGCTCATCCGGGGCGGCACCCTGGTCACGCCCAGCGGCCCCATGCGCGCCGACCTGGGGGTGGCAGGCGGCCAGATCGTCAGCCTGGCCCTGGAGGTTTACGCCCCCGCACGCCAGGAGGTGGACGCCCGGGGCCTGCACGTCTTTCCCGGGGTGGTGGACGCCCACGTGCACCTGAACGAACCCGGGCGCACCCACTGGGAGGGCTTTGACACCGGCACGCGGGCCCTGGCGGCGGGTGGGGCCACCAGCTTTCTGGACATGCCGCTCAATTCCAGCCCCCCGGTGCTGGACCGCGCGACCTTCCAGGCCAAACGGGCTGCCGGAGAGGCACAGTCGCGGCTGGATTTTGGCCTGTGGGGCGGCCTGACCCCGCTGAACCTGAGCGAACTGGACGAGCTGGCCGCCTGCGGCGTGGTGGGCTTCAAGGCGTTCATGAGCCACAGCGGCCTGGATGAGTTCCCGGCCGCCGACGACGCCACGCTGTACGAGGGCATGCGCGCGGCGCGGCGCCTGGGCCGGGTGGTGGCCACCCACGCCGAGAGCGACGGCTTTACCCGCACGCTGGCGCAGGCCGCGCGGGCCCAGGGCCGCCACGGCGCGCGCGATTACCTCGCCTCGCGCCCGCCCATCACCGAGGCCGAGGCGGTGTCGCGCGCCCTGCTGTTCGCCGCAGAAACGGGCGCGGCGCTGCATCTGGTGCATCTCAGCACGGCGCGCGCGGTGCTGCTGGCCGCCGAGGCGCGCGCCCGGGGCGTGGACGTGACGGCCGAGACCTGCCCGCACTACCTGCACTTCACCGAGGAAGACGTGGCGCGCGCCGGGCCGCTGCTCAAGTGCGCGCCGCCGCTGCGCACGGACGCCGAGCGGGAAGCGCTGTGGGCCGCTCTGAAGGCCGGGCAGATTGACACCGTGGGCTCCGACCACTCGCCGGCCCCGCCGGAGCTGAAGACGGGCGACGACTTTTTTGCCGTCTGGGGCGGCATCAGCGGCGCGCAGTCTACCCTGAACGTGCTGCTGGAAGACGGCCACTGGCGCCGGGGCGTGCCCCTGCCCCTGCTGGCCGCCGTGAGTGCCCTGCACCCGGCGCGGCGCTTCGGGCTGGCGCGCAAGGGCGCCCTGCGGGTGGGCCACGACGCCGACTTCGCGCTGGTGCGGCTGGACGAGCCCTTTACCCTCACCGAGTTGCACGACCGCCACCGGGGCAACCCCTACCGGGGCGAGCGTTTCCGGGGCCGCGTGCAGGCCACGTACCTGCGCGGCCAGCCGGTGTACCGCCAGACCAGCCAGGGCGCGTGGTTTGGCGACGGGCGCGGGCACCTCCTGACCCCGGCCCCACTGAACACCGCTCCATCCCCCATCCCCCCCGGAGGCCCATGA
- a CDS encoding allantoate amidohydrolase, with translation MTAYPPVPDLGALAQRALHACAELARLTETPGEITRTFLCPPSREVTAYLSAWAHDLGLSVRVDAAGNLRARREGPAPDSPTLYLGSHVDTVPNAGAYDGVLGVTLAYAVAGALRRTPLPFALELLAFSEEEGVRYGVPFIGSRALVGTLDEVLGRQDAQGVSVRAALEAYGLNPAELPAAEVRGPALGFVELHIEQGPVLQAAGAPLGVVTAIAGQHRLRLDFAGQAAHAGTTPMAHRRDALAAAARFVVAAEDLARATPGLVATVGVLNASPGAINVIPGAAHATLDLRHEVDAVREAALKTLLAQAHALATERGVTLTVTETMTQPAVPLDPGLRAALHRAAAAEGVVAPDLPSGAGHDAMVLAARMPAAMLFLRSPNALSHHPDETVEPGDVETALRVAVRTVLALAQEHGAQEHGAREHGA, from the coding sequence TTGACCGCTTACCCCCCTGTTCCTGACCTGGGCGCCCTGGCGCAGCGGGCCCTGCACGCCTGCGCCGAACTGGCCCGCCTCACCGAAACCCCCGGCGAGATCACCCGCACCTTTCTGTGCCCGCCCAGCCGCGAGGTCACGGCGTATCTGAGCGCCTGGGCCCACGACCTGGGCCTGAGCGTGCGCGTGGACGCCGCCGGCAACCTGCGCGCCCGCCGCGAGGGCCCCGCCCCGGATTCGCCCACGCTGTACCTGGGCTCGCATGTGGATACCGTGCCCAACGCCGGCGCCTACGACGGGGTGCTGGGCGTGACCCTGGCCTACGCCGTGGCCGGGGCCCTGCGCCGCACGCCGCTGCCCTTTGCCCTGGAACTGCTGGCCTTCAGCGAGGAAGAAGGCGTGCGCTACGGCGTGCCGTTCATCGGCAGCCGGGCGCTGGTGGGCACGCTGGACGAAGTGCTGGGCCGCCAGGACGCGCAGGGCGTCAGCGTGCGCGCGGCCCTGGAGGCGTATGGCCTGAACCCCGCCGAGCTGCCAGCCGCCGAGGTGCGTGGCCCGGCGCTGGGCTTTGTGGAACTGCACATTGAACAGGGGCCGGTGCTGCAGGCGGCGGGCGCGCCGCTGGGCGTGGTCACGGCAATTGCCGGGCAGCACCGCCTGCGGCTGGACTTCGCCGGGCAGGCGGCGCACGCGGGCACCACGCCCATGGCGCACCGCAGAGATGCTCTGGCCGCCGCCGCGCGCTTTGTGGTGGCCGCCGAGGACCTTGCCCGCGCCACGCCGGGGCTGGTGGCCACCGTGGGCGTGCTGAACGCCAGCCCCGGCGCCATTAACGTGATTCCGGGGGCGGCGCACGCCACGCTGGACCTTCGCCATGAGGTGGACGCGGTGCGCGAGGCCGCCCTGAAGACCCTGCTGGCCCAGGCCCACGCCCTGGCCACCGAACGCGGCGTGACCCTGACCGTGACCGAAACCATGACCCAGCCCGCCGTGCCCCTGGACCCTGGCCTGCGCGCGGCCCTGCACCGCGCGGCGGCGGCCGAGGGCGTCGTGGCCCCGGATCTGCCCAGCGGCGCGGGCCACGACGCCATGGTGCTGGCCGCGCGGATGCCCGCCGCCATGCTGTTTCTGCGCTCACCGAACGCCCTGAGCCACCACCCGGACGAGACGGTGGAGCCAGGGGACGTGGAGACCGCCCTGCGCGTGGCGGTGCGCACGGTGCTGGCCCTCGCTCAGGAACATGGCGCCCAGGAACACGGGGCCCGGGAGCACGGCGCATGA
- a CDS encoding malate synthase A produces MTLPDRRGPLSPQSGPLPPAAHALAARLHAALAGHWPGVDAAAPGEPPPPPPAYRAAPAPPELRPGRAELIVEASDGAALQAALNSDADAVVLDFDDTFAPTRANVTAAYRALPAALASPLPLLARPRALYALADGLTFGGEPARAALCDLAALLTAVPGRVPHLYLPKLDTVAQAQAWAAALRAAEDHLNLEPGTLRVCLQIETWPGLLAADRLLSELRAWAYGLNAGRWDYVFSLVKTLGPAWAGPLPPRGALGMDVGAMRAYAEVLAAVCRARGAQAVGGTAALSPDPQDPAPALAAVQADKAREAAQGFVGAWAGHPDLIGAVRAGLAHPAPGVPAAPVTPARLRALPDPGPLDPAEVADTAELALAVFRAWFAGQGVIVRAGRLEDTATAELARALLGQWVGVEAPLQDGTHLTPDAYLDLRRRLAPDHERASRLLDHLVLSPTPPAYFPREAQRLGLCELGLYGPGRRAPGGSP; encoded by the coding sequence ATGACCCTGCCTGATCGCCGGGGCCCCCTCTCCCCCCAGAGCGGGCCGCTGCCCCCCGCCGCCCACGCCCTGGCCGCGCGGCTGCACGCGGCGCTGGCCGGGCACTGGCCGGGGGTGGACGCCGCCGCGCCCGGCGAGCCGCCGCCCCCCCCGCCCGCCTACCGCGCCGCGCCCGCGCCCCCAGAACTGCGCCCCGGCCGCGCCGAGCTGATCGTGGAGGCCAGCGACGGCGCGGCCCTGCAAGCGGCCCTGAACAGTGACGCCGACGCCGTGGTGCTGGATTTCGACGACACCTTTGCCCCCACACGCGCCAACGTGACCGCCGCCTACCGCGCGCTGCCGGCGGCGCTGGCCTCGCCGCTGCCCCTGCTGGCGCGGCCCCGGGCGCTGTATGCCCTGGCCGACGGGCTGACCTTTGGCGGGGAACCGGCCCGCGCCGCCCTGTGCGATCTGGCAGCGCTGCTCACGGCGGTTCCCGGGCGCGTGCCCCACCTGTACCTGCCCAAGCTGGACACGGTGGCGCAGGCCCAGGCCTGGGCGGCGGCCCTGCGCGCGGCCGAAGACCACCTGAACCTGGAGCCCGGCACCCTGCGCGTGTGCCTGCAGATTGAAACGTGGCCGGGCCTGCTGGCCGCTGACCGCCTGCTGTCTGAACTGCGGGCCTGGGCGTATGGCCTGAACGCCGGGCGCTGGGATTACGTGTTCAGTCTGGTCAAGACCCTGGGCCCCGCCTGGGCCGGGCCGCTGCCGCCGCGCGGCGCACTGGGCATGGACGTGGGCGCCATGCGCGCCTATGCCGAGGTTCTGGCCGCGGTGTGCCGCGCGCGCGGCGCACAGGCGGTGGGCGGCACGGCGGCGCTGAGCCCCGACCCCCAGGACCCTGCCCCCGCCCTGGCCGCCGTGCAGGCCGACAAGGCGCGCGAGGCCGCCCAGGGCTTTGTGGGCGCCTGGGCCGGGCACCCCGACCTGATTGGGGCGGTGCGCGCGGGGCTGGCGCACCCCGCGCCCGGCGTTCCGGCAGCGCCTGTCACCCCGGCGCGGCTACGGGCCCTGCCGGACCCTGGTCCCCTGGACCCCGCCGAGGTGGCCGACACGGCCGAACTGGCCCTGGCCGTGTTCCGCGCGTGGTTCGCCGGGCAGGGCGTCATCGTGCGCGCCGGGCGCCTGGAAGACACCGCCACCGCCGAACTGGCCCGCGCGCTGCTGGGGCAGTGGGTGGGGGTAGAGGCCCCCCTGCAGGACGGCACCCACCTGACCCCGGACGCCTACCTTGATCTGCGCCGCCGCCTGGCCCCGGACCACGAGCGGGCCTCGAGGCTGCTGGACCACCTCGTGCTCTCGCCCACGCCCCCCGCCTACTTTCCCCGTGAGGCCCAGCGCCTGGGCCTCTGTGAACTGGGCCTGTATGGGCCGGGCCGGCGCGCCCCCGGAGGCTCCCCTTGA
- a CDS encoding IclR family transcriptional regulator: MRTLERGLNVLWALSQLGEAPLSAIARAAGLSASTASRLLDTLRQQGYADWDEASGLYRVGLRAFQVGAAFNAAQSLVRAAGAEMSALVAELGESANLAVLRPLGGGRLEAAYVHQVEGPQLVRMFTQPGASAPLHASGVGKVLLASRPEDEVRAALGAGPLKAYTPHTLTAPDAVLAELDKVRREGYALDEQEREPGVRCVAAPVYGAGGEVWAALSVSAPTSRLSPEQLPVFLNATLSAAGRIGTRLGWTG; encoded by the coding sequence GTGCGCACGCTGGAACGCGGCCTGAACGTGCTGTGGGCGCTCTCGCAGCTGGGCGAGGCGCCGCTCTCGGCCATCGCCCGCGCCGCCGGGCTGTCGGCCAGCACCGCCTCGCGGCTGCTCGACACCCTGCGCCAGCAGGGCTACGCCGACTGGGACGAGGCCTCGGGGCTCTACCGGGTGGGCCTGCGGGCCTTTCAGGTGGGCGCGGCCTTTAACGCCGCGCAGTCACTGGTGCGCGCGGCCGGCGCCGAGATGAGCGCGCTGGTGGCCGAACTGGGCGAGAGTGCCAACCTCGCCGTGCTGCGACCGCTGGGGGGTGGGCGGCTGGAAGCGGCCTACGTGCATCAGGTGGAGGGCCCGCAGCTGGTGCGCATGTTCACGCAACCCGGGGCCAGCGCGCCGCTGCACGCCTCTGGCGTGGGCAAGGTGCTGCTGGCCTCCCGGCCGGAAGACGAGGTGCGCGCCGCGCTGGGCGCCGGGCCCCTGAAGGCGTACACGCCCCACACCCTCACGGCCCCAGACGCCGTGCTGGCCGAACTGGACAAGGTGCGCCGCGAGGGCTACGCCCTGGACGAGCAGGAGCGCGAGCCCGGCGTGCGCTGCGTGGCCGCGCCCGTGTACGGCGCGGGCGGTGAGGTCTGGGCGGCCCTGAGTGTCTCGGCCCCCACGTCACGCCTGAGCCCCGAGCAGCTACCTGTCTTTCTAAACGCCACCCTGTCGGCGGCCGGGCGCATTGGCACCCGCCTGGGCTGGACGGGCTAG
- the aceB gene encoding malate synthase A produces the protein MTQTLPAGLTISAPLQGAQQEVLTAEALAFVAELHRRFEGRRRALLAEREARQARLDAGELPDFLPETAHIRAGDWQVAPLPADLHDRRVEITGPVDRKMIINALNSGARVFMADFEDASSPTWANVLSGQLNLRDAVRRTISLEQGGKSYRLNEKTAVLLVRPRGWHLPEKHVQVDGETLYGAFFDFGLYFWHNARELLARGSGPYFYLPKLESHQEARLWNDVFLYAQDALGLPRGTVKATVLIETILAAFEMDEILYELREHSAGLNCGRWDYIFSYIKKLRAHPDRILPDRAKVTMAVPMMTAYSRLAIQTCHRRGAPAIGGMSAFIPVKGDEEKNRAAFEQVRTDKEREAVNGHDGTWVAHPGMVELATEVFDRLMSGPNQMDSDKQRNLSVTAADLLTPPEGTVTEAGVRLNVNVGVQYLAAWLRGAGAVPLHNLMEDAATAEISRAQLWQWRQHRVTLDDGRELTPELWDALYDDEAAKLGAPFEDAARLFREAATRTPLVEFLTLPGYEVLP, from the coding sequence ATGACCCAGACCCTGCCCGCCGGCCTGACCATTTCCGCCCCCCTGCAAGGCGCCCAGCAAGAGGTGCTGACCGCCGAGGCGCTGGCTTTTGTAGCGGAACTGCACCGCCGCTTCGAGGGCCGGCGCCGCGCCCTGCTGGCCGAGCGCGAGGCGCGCCAGGCCCGGCTGGACGCGGGCGAACTGCCCGACTTTCTGCCGGAAACGGCGCACATCCGCGCGGGTGACTGGCAGGTGGCCCCGCTGCCGGCCGACCTGCATGACCGCCGGGTGGAAATTACCGGGCCGGTGGACCGCAAGATGATCATCAATGCGCTCAACAGCGGGGCACGGGTGTTCATGGCCGACTTCGAGGACGCCAGCAGCCCCACCTGGGCCAACGTGCTCAGCGGACAGCTGAACCTGCGCGACGCCGTGCGCCGCACGATCAGCCTGGAGCAGGGCGGCAAGAGCTACCGCCTGAACGAGAAAACAGCGGTGCTGCTGGTGCGCCCGCGCGGCTGGCACCTGCCAGAGAAGCACGTGCAGGTGGACGGCGAGACCCTGTACGGCGCGTTTTTCGACTTCGGGCTGTATTTCTGGCACAACGCGCGCGAACTGCTGGCGCGCGGCAGCGGGCCGTACTTCTACCTGCCCAAGCTGGAGAGCCACCAGGAAGCGCGGCTGTGGAACGACGTGTTTCTGTATGCCCAGGACGCGCTGGGCCTGCCGCGCGGCACGGTCAAGGCCACGGTGCTGATTGAAACGATTCTGGCCGCTTTCGAGATGGACGAGATCCTGTACGAGCTGCGCGAGCATTCCGCCGGGCTGAACTGCGGGCGCTGGGACTACATCTTCAGCTATATCAAGAAGCTGCGCGCCCACCCGGACCGTATCCTGCCCGACCGCGCCAAGGTGACCATGGCTGTGCCCATGATGACCGCCTACTCCAGACTGGCCATCCAGACCTGCCACCGGCGCGGCGCCCCGGCGATTGGCGGCATGAGCGCCTTTATTCCGGTCAAGGGCGACGAGGAGAAAAACCGCGCGGCCTTCGAGCAGGTGCGCACCGACAAGGAACGCGAGGCCGTCAATGGCCACGACGGCACCTGGGTGGCGCACCCCGGCATGGTGGAACTGGCCACCGAGGTCTTTGACCGCCTGATGAGCGGTCCCAACCAGATGGACAGCGACAAGCAGCGCAACCTGAGCGTCACGGCCGCCGACCTGCTGACCCCGCCGGAAGGCACGGTGACGGAAGCGGGCGTGCGACTGAACGTGAACGTGGGCGTGCAGTACCTCGCCGCGTGGCTGCGCGGGGCGGGCGCCGTGCCCCTGCACAACCTGATGGAGGACGCCGCCACCGCCGAGATTTCGCGGGCGCAGCTCTGGCAGTGGCGCCAGCACCGCGTGACGCTGGACGATGGCCGCGAGCTGACCCCCGAACTCTGGGACGCCCTGTACGACGACGAGGCCGCCAAGCTGGGCGCGCCCTTTGAGGACGCCGCGCGCCTGTTCCGCGAGGCCGCCACCCGCACGCCCCTGGTGGAGTTCCTGACCCTGCCGGGCTACGAGGTGCTGCCCTGA
- a CDS encoding MBL fold metallo-hydrolase codes for MRVQLIRNATLRLTYAGHTLLVDPFLADIHTQPSLAGRSLNPTVALPLPADEVVRGAELALVSHLHLDHIDLTPPRLPPHLPLLAQPGDVAALRAAGFTAVQGLDRDTIWSSIHLSRTGGTHGTGRVGQAMGEVSGFVLRAPGEPTLYLAGDTIWTDEVRAQIETHAPDVIVTHSGGARLQDTLIIMDTAQTLALAAAAPQATVVAVHLDAYDHMTVTRQTLRAAAQQAGLGRRLLVPGDGETLEWP; via the coding sequence ATGCGTGTGCAACTGATTCGCAACGCCACCCTCCGCCTGACCTACGCCGGGCACACCCTGCTGGTGGACCCCTTTCTGGCCGACATTCACACCCAGCCCAGCCTCGCGGGCCGCAGCCTGAACCCCACCGTGGCCCTGCCCCTGCCTGCCGACGAGGTGGTGCGCGGCGCGGAACTGGCGCTGGTGTCGCACCTGCACCTGGACCATATAGACCTGACGCCGCCGCGTCTGCCCCCGCACCTGCCGCTGCTGGCCCAGCCAGGAGACGTGGCCGCGTTGCGGGCGGCTGGCTTCACGGCGGTCCAGGGCCTGGACCGGGACACGATCTGGAGCAGCATCCACCTGAGCCGCACGGGCGGCACCCACGGCACCGGCCGGGTGGGGCAGGCCATGGGTGAGGTGAGCGGCTTCGTGCTGCGGGCCCCGGGCGAACCCACGCTGTACCTTGCGGGCGACACCATCTGGACCGATGAGGTGCGCGCCCAGATCGAAACCCATGCGCCCGATGTGATCGTGACGCATTCGGGCGGCGCCCGCCTGCAGGACACGCTGATCATCATGGACACCGCGCAGACCCTGGCACTGGCGGCGGCTGCGCCCCAGGCCACCGTGGTGGCCGTGCACCTGGACGCCTATGACCACATGACCGTTACGCGCCAGACGCTGCGCGCCGCCGCGCAGCAGGCGGGCCTGGGCAGGCGCCTGCTGGTGCCCGGGGACGGCGAGACGCTGGAGTGGCCCTGA
- a CDS encoding MerR family transcriptional regulator gives MQRLRIGQVARAAGVSVRAVRHYDQLGLLTAERADNQYRLFAPADIERVRLIQLFLSVGFTLDEIRRGAPCFAGAVPTLGPPREDMAAFYTRKLAALDAQLLALQRVRDQLAQQASAFEAHTPAPTPHP, from the coding sequence GTGCAGAGGCTCCGCATTGGTCAGGTGGCGCGCGCAGCGGGCGTGAGTGTGCGCGCGGTGCGCCACTACGACCAGCTGGGGCTGCTCACCGCCGAGCGGGCCGACAATCAGTACCGGCTGTTTGCCCCGGCCGACATTGAACGGGTCCGCTTGATCCAGCTGTTTTTGAGCGTGGGCTTTACCCTGGACGAGATCCGGCGCGGAGCCCCCTGTTTTGCGGGCGCCGTCCCCACACTCGGCCCGCCCCGGGAGGACATGGCGGCCTTTTATACCCGCAAACTGGCGGCCCTGGACGCCCAACTGCTGGCCCTGCAGCGTGTGCGCGACCAGCTGGCGCAGCAGGCGAGTGCCTTTGAAGCGCACACACCGGCCCCCACCCCGCACCCCTGA
- a CDS encoding MFS transporter, producing the protein MTGTAPAHPIRNARFRAILLTRLFSALTGGFYNVPIMWWVLEETGSGAMIASVGLVSALAGLIAAPIGGVLADRWRKRLLIQATYVVDALLLVLMAALVLSGQLQVAYVFPLLAVTSFVAALRGPASSVLVPLTIPREVYQQGNAMMSLTGSLASLSGYALAGAATGFVGVHGALLIGAGLLVGAIVTLATVPEPTVAPTATAEGEAPPSEGLRAGLRVIWSNPLLFWTFAVSLLLNFVLIPLEVTLAPFARSLGVGAREFGFLSASISVGQLVGMLLLSTYRVPRPWLALVGGTFGIAAAIAGLSVAATLEQALALLALAGLSAAVMNVQLSVVAQLHIPHAVMGRAFGVMTSVSSAVQPLGYAGAAALLAWLPLQSIFLIIGGLLALAAAAWLHPTLKVGFEKPMVSPATD; encoded by the coding sequence ATGACAGGCACAGCACCGGCGCACCCCATCCGCAACGCGCGTTTCCGCGCCATTTTGCTCACGCGCCTCTTCTCGGCCCTGACGGGCGGCTTTTACAACGTGCCCATCATGTGGTGGGTGCTGGAAGAAACTGGTTCGGGGGCCATGATCGCTTCCGTGGGACTGGTCAGTGCGCTGGCCGGCCTGATCGCCGCGCCCATCGGCGGGGTGCTGGCCGACCGCTGGCGCAAGCGCCTGCTCATTCAGGCAACCTATGTGGTGGACGCCCTGCTGCTGGTGCTGATGGCCGCGCTGGTGCTGAGCGGGCAGTTACAGGTGGCGTACGTGTTTCCGCTGCTGGCGGTGACCAGTTTCGTGGCGGCGCTGCGGGGCCCGGCTTCCTCGGTGCTGGTGCCGCTGACCATTCCGCGTGAGGTCTACCAGCAGGGCAACGCCATGATGAGCCTGACCGGCAGCCTCGCCAGCCTGAGTGGCTACGCACTGGCCGGGGCGGCCACCGGCTTCGTGGGCGTGCACGGCGCGCTGCTGATTGGTGCGGGACTGCTGGTGGGGGCCATCGTGACCCTGGCCACGGTGCCGGAACCCACGGTGGCGCCCACCGCAACGGCCGAGGGCGAGGCGCCCCCCAGCGAGGGCCTGCGCGCCGGGCTGCGCGTGATCTGGAGCAATCCGCTGCTGTTCTGGACCTTCGCCGTGAGCCTGCTGCTGAACTTCGTGCTGATTCCGCTGGAGGTGACCCTGGCGCCCTTTGCCCGCAGCCTGGGTGTAGGGGCGCGGGAATTCGGCTTCCTGAGTGCCAGCATCTCGGTGGGGCAGCTGGTGGGCATGCTGCTGCTCAGCACCTACCGGGTACCGCGCCCCTGGCTGGCACTGGTGGGCGGCACCTTCGGCATTGCGGCGGCCATTGCGGGCCTGAGTGTGGCGGCCACACTGGAGCAGGCGCTGGCGCTGCTGGCCCTGGCGGGCCTGAGCGCCGCCGTGATGAACGTGCAGCTGAGCGTGGTGGCGCAGCTGCACATCCCGCATGCCGTGATGGGCCGGGCGTTCGGGGTGATGACCTCGGTGTCCAGCGCGGTGCAGCCGCTGGGGTATGCGGGCGCCGCCGCCCTGCTGGCGTGGCTGCCGCTGCAGAGCATCTTTCTGATTATTGGTGGTCTGCTGGCCCTGGCCGCCGCTGCGTGGCTGCACCCCACCCTGAAGGTGGGTTTTGAGAAACCCATGGTGTCGCCCGCCACCGATTGA
- a CDS encoding TrmB family transcriptional regulator produces the protein MTSMAAGGLQMEEGLWRTFTSLLDGPSTARAVATRLGRPVATIVRNLNHLQEHGLVCETGTDRVGHHIERVYRLPEGAVRVRDERALGLAFHETERGLTLAAYNGLPSAAGMVSVCVPRERAAGIMDRLQALREEIENLQQEGGDVKLSFFLAGWTED, from the coding sequence GTGACGAGCATGGCAGCAGGCGGACTTCAGATGGAAGAGGGGCTGTGGCGCACCTTTACCTCGCTGCTGGACGGCCCCAGTACGGCGCGCGCGGTGGCCACGCGGCTGGGGCGCCCGGTGGCCACCATCGTGCGCAACCTCAACCACCTGCAGGAACACGGCCTGGTGTGCGAAACCGGCACCGACCGGGTGGGCCACCACATCGAGCGGGTCTACCGCCTGCCCGAAGGCGCCGTGCGGGTGCGCGACGAACGCGCCCTGGGACTGGCCTTTCATGAAACCGAGCGCGGCCTGACGCTGGCCGCCTACAACGGACTGCCCAGCGCGGCGGGCATGGTCAGCGTATGCGTGCCGCGCGAGCGGGCCGCCGGAATTATGGACCGGCTGCAGGCGCTGCGCGAGGAGATCGAGAACCTGCAGCAGGAAGGCGGCGACGTGAAGCTCTCATTTTTTCTGGCGGGCTGGACGGAGGACTGA